One window of the Desulfobotulus mexicanus genome contains the following:
- a CDS encoding GntR family transcriptional regulator — protein MHKTLAEQARAGLENMIVFNVLETRKLYSEKQLAMRLGLGRTPVREALQRLSHDRMVMIHPRRGIQIAKLSVDEQLKLLEVRRAIEGACVHHASLRATEEQKKRMQLLGSAIMEAALDDNDAEVLVCLREIHDVLVEATQNYFFAQTMSPLLSPSRRFWFMNKGASDSRRGAELYRIILEAVSCGDSDRAVKASMELMDYLKAFAERRQESSVSSEQE, from the coding sequence ATGCATAAGACCCTTGCGGAACAGGCCCGGGCAGGCCTTGAAAATATGATTGTTTTCAATGTGCTTGAAACCCGAAAGTTGTATTCTGAAAAGCAACTGGCCATGCGTCTGGGTCTTGGGCGCACACCGGTACGGGAGGCCCTGCAGCGTCTTTCTCATGATCGCATGGTAATGATTCATCCCCGTCGGGGTATTCAGATTGCCAAATTAAGCGTGGATGAGCAGCTGAAGCTTCTGGAGGTGAGAAGGGCCATAGAAGGGGCCTGTGTGCATCATGCAAGCTTGAGGGCTACGGAAGAACAGAAAAAACGGATGCAGTTGCTGGGAAGTGCCATTATGGAAGCTGCCCTGGATGATAATGATGCAGAAGTGCTTGTATGTCTTCGGGAAATACATGATGTTCTTGTGGAGGCCACACAGAATTATTTTTTTGCCCAGACCATGAGTCCGCTTCTGAGCCCTTCCCGCCGCTTCTGGTTTATGAATAAAGGAGCTTCGGATTCACGCAGAGGAGCAGAGCTGTATCGGATAATTCTTGAGGCGGTATCATGTGGAGATTCCGACAGGGCTGTTAAGGCCTCTATGGAGCTGATGGATTATTTAAAGGCATTTGCTGAAAGAAGGCAGGAGAGTAGTGTTTCGTCAGAGCAGGAATAA
- the lptB gene encoding LPS export ABC transporter ATP-binding protein: MALLQLQQLEKKYGDRKVVDGVSLHVESRQVIGLLGPNGAGKTTTFYMAVGLIRPDGGRVFLDDKDLTDYPMYMRARHGIGYLPQEASIFRKLSVLENILIILENLDMGRWERRQKAESLLDELGIRHLAPQMATVLSGGERRRLEIARVLCTDPSFVLLDEPFAGVDPMAVSDIQNIINYLTHRGIGVLISDHNVRETLGVCDHAYILHSGKVVESGSPAAIAASPVARKTYLGDGFRL, encoded by the coding sequence ATGGCCTTATTACAACTCCAGCAGCTTGAAAAAAAATACGGCGACCGGAAAGTGGTGGACGGGGTATCCCTTCATGTGGAAAGCAGACAGGTCATCGGTCTCCTCGGTCCCAACGGAGCCGGAAAAACAACCACATTTTACATGGCCGTGGGATTGATCCGGCCCGATGGAGGCAGGGTTTTCCTTGACGATAAAGACCTGACGGATTATCCCATGTATATGCGAGCACGCCATGGCATAGGGTATCTGCCCCAGGAAGCTTCCATATTCAGAAAACTTTCCGTTCTGGAGAATATACTGATCATCCTTGAAAATCTGGATATGGGTCGTTGGGAACGCAGGCAGAAGGCAGAATCCCTTCTGGATGAACTGGGTATACGTCATCTAGCCCCTCAGATGGCCACGGTTCTCTCCGGGGGAGAAAGAAGACGGCTTGAAATTGCAAGGGTTTTGTGTACAGATCCATCCTTTGTTCTTCTGGATGAACCCTTTGCAGGGGTTGATCCCATGGCTGTCAGTGATATACAGAACATCATTAACTATCTGACCCACCGGGGTATAGGTGTTCTGATTTCTGACCATAACGTACGGGAAACTCTGGGTGTCTGCGATCATGCCTACATCCTGCATTCAGGCAAGGTGGTGGAATCAGGATCGCCTGCTGCCATCGCCGCAAGTCCCGTAGCCCGAAAAACCTACTTAGGAGACGGATTCCGGTTATAA
- a CDS encoding class I adenylate cyclase, which produces MIEKKIIWNLKKFQTYNQERQRMFAEASPKEANQILYLLPWMLSVNHPRVPGYMKDAEKNFRVYGIDRSKNILEKAPLFCRMFGVGTNLLFQKKDSLLIEGLYSIGSAGTLAQTQDSDCDIWVCCDSRLIGREGWKALQKKINIIKDWLDTNCRMPVYFFLSDLEAIRRGDFGQALDESSGSAQKNVLKEEFYRTSIVIMGKVPFWWVCWDTDGDMPYGNTWKQLEENRRISDELVNLGDIEKVSSREFLGAALWQLHKSLTSPLKSVIKMTLLRMHLDRPDEALPCQRFRDQVLRGEMDFQDPMGFSMELILQEYGRDLPRTEHQLMVRCFYLRCGLTSFEQKKPIRKKQTQRFVTIAGLSREACFELDSFEEWDAARQMRFGKAMLLRLFRFYEDIVRRATGVASMMDTRDLTVLGRRITAIYQKKEDKVVHLPRPGYAFNLKSLEFVWMEDYWNLYPGSDRQLPFLAGADILEAVTFAVWNGLYNRTSMRMEPNPSSVSLQEIINLSEKIKDIFGVCDVAERDAEVFLRAERFTKVLVVISFEKSPYEKDINDLGVIFSNAWGEIYVRRFQSPFALASFMRQYRKGNPSLEVYYYLQRNASYYEKIIERTKRLTALTLGSGSL; this is translated from the coding sequence ATGATTGAAAAAAAAATTATCTGGAATTTGAAAAAATTTCAGACCTATAATCAGGAGCGACAGCGGATGTTTGCCGAAGCAAGTCCAAAGGAGGCGAATCAGATTCTTTATCTGCTTCCCTGGATGCTCAGCGTTAATCATCCCAGGGTTCCGGGATATATGAAAGATGCAGAAAAAAATTTCAGGGTTTATGGCATTGATCGCAGTAAGAATATCCTGGAAAAAGCTCCTTTGTTCTGCCGTATGTTCGGTGTGGGTACGAATCTTCTGTTTCAGAAAAAAGACAGTTTACTGATTGAAGGCCTCTATTCCATCGGGAGTGCAGGTACTCTGGCACAGACTCAGGATTCTGATTGCGATATATGGGTCTGCTGTGACAGCAGGCTCATTGGCAGGGAAGGTTGGAAAGCCCTGCAGAAGAAAATCAATATTATAAAAGACTGGCTGGATACGAACTGTCGTATGCCGGTTTATTTTTTTCTTTCAGACCTTGAAGCTATCCGTCGGGGAGATTTTGGTCAGGCTCTGGATGAAAGTTCAGGTTCTGCCCAGAAAAATGTTTTAAAGGAAGAATTTTACCGCACTTCCATTGTTATTATGGGCAAGGTACCTTTTTGGTGGGTTTGCTGGGATACGGATGGAGATATGCCCTATGGGAACACCTGGAAACAGCTTGAGGAGAACAGGCGGATCAGTGATGAGCTTGTAAATCTTGGAGATATTGAGAAGGTTTCTTCCCGTGAGTTTCTTGGGGCAGCCCTGTGGCAGTTACATAAGTCCCTTACCAGTCCACTGAAGTCTGTTATTAAAATGACGCTTCTGCGTATGCATCTTGATCGTCCTGATGAGGCTTTGCCATGTCAGCGTTTCCGGGATCAGGTACTTCGGGGTGAAATGGATTTTCAGGATCCCATGGGTTTTTCCATGGAACTTATTCTTCAGGAATACGGCAGGGATCTTCCCCGGACAGAACATCAGCTGATGGTACGATGCTTTTATCTGCGCTGCGGCCTGACATCCTTTGAGCAGAAAAAACCCATCCGGAAAAAGCAGACCCAAAGATTTGTTACTATTGCAGGGCTTTCCAGGGAGGCCTGCTTTGAACTGGATTCCTTTGAAGAGTGGGATGCAGCCCGCCAGATGCGGTTTGGTAAAGCAATGCTGCTGCGTCTCTTTCGTTTCTATGAAGATATTGTTCGCAGGGCAACGGGCGTTGCCAGTATGATGGACACCCGGGATCTTACGGTACTGGGACGAAGAATCACGGCTATTTATCAGAAAAAAGAGGATAAGGTGGTTCATCTGCCAAGACCGGGTTATGCCTTTAATCTTAAATCCCTTGAATTTGTGTGGATGGAGGATTACTGGAATCTCTACCCAGGATCGGACCGGCAGCTTCCTTTCCTTGCGGGAGCAGATATCCTTGAAGCTGTGACCTTTGCTGTCTGGAATGGCCTTTATAACCGGACAAGTATGCGTATGGAACCCAATCCTTCCAGTGTGAGTCTTCAGGAGATAATTAATCTTTCTGAAAAAATAAAGGATATTTTCGGGGTATGCGATGTGGCTGAAAGGGATGCAGAGGTTTTTTTAAGGGCGGAACGCTTTACCAAGGTTCTTGTGGTTATCAGTTTTGAAAAAAGTCCCTATGAGAAGGATATCAATGATCTTGGGGTCATTTTTTCCAATGCCTGGGGTGAAATATATGTGCGCCGTTTTCAGTCCCCCTTTGCCCTTGCATCTTTTATGCGGCAGTACAGAAAAGGTAACCCAAGCCTTGAAGTTTACTATTATTTGCAGCGTAATGCTTCATATTATGAAAAGATTATTGAAAGAACCAAACGGCTCACGGCGCTTACCCTGGGTTCTGGCTCTTTATAA
- the gap gene encoding type I glyceraldehyde-3-phosphate dehydrogenase, with the protein MPVKVAINGLGRIGRVIFRCAMQHPDVEIVAINDLTTPETMAHLLAFDSVHGRLDARIEATDNSIIVNGRSIPFFAAKDPAELPWKELGVDIVAECTGVFRDREKAAAHLKAGARRVIISAPGQNPDATFVMGVNENTFDPEKHFIVSNASCTTNCLAPVAKVLMDSFGIRQGLMTTIHSYTGDQRILDFPHKDLRRARAAGLSMVPTTTGAAKAVGLVLPQLQGRLNGLSIRVPTPNVSMIDLVVNTERKGLSKEEVNAALQAASEGPLKGILGFEEKPLVSMDFNGCPLSSVVDAPTTETIGEDMVKVLAWYDNETGYSQRMVDLAAFMGKHS; encoded by the coding sequence ATGCCTGTAAAAGTCGCTATAAATGGCCTGGGACGAATCGGCCGTGTGATCTTCCGCTGCGCCATGCAGCATCCGGATGTGGAGATCGTTGCCATAAATGACCTCACCACACCGGAAACCATGGCCCACCTTCTGGCCTTTGATTCCGTACACGGCAGACTTGATGCCCGAATTGAGGCAACGGACAATTCCATTATTGTCAACGGTCGCAGCATTCCCTTTTTTGCGGCAAAGGATCCTGCGGAACTGCCCTGGAAAGAGCTGGGCGTAGATATAGTGGCCGAATGCACGGGTGTTTTCCGTGACAGGGAAAAAGCCGCTGCCCACCTTAAGGCCGGTGCCAGACGCGTCATCATTTCCGCACCGGGACAGAACCCCGATGCCACCTTTGTCATGGGCGTCAATGAAAACACCTTTGATCCAGAAAAACACTTCATAGTTTCCAACGCTTCCTGCACTACCAACTGCCTTGCTCCCGTTGCAAAGGTTCTCATGGACAGCTTCGGCATCCGTCAGGGTCTGATGACCACTATCCATTCCTACACAGGAGACCAGCGCATACTGGACTTTCCCCACAAGGATCTTCGGAGGGCAAGGGCTGCAGGATTATCCATGGTACCCACCACCACAGGTGCTGCCAAGGCCGTGGGTCTGGTCCTTCCTCAGCTGCAGGGCAGGCTTAACGGTCTTTCCATCCGTGTACCAACCCCCAACGTCTCCATGATTGATCTGGTGGTCAATACAGAACGAAAAGGCCTTAGTAAGGAAGAAGTGAATGCCGCCCTTCAGGCTGCCAGTGAAGGCCCCCTCAAAGGCATCCTGGGCTTTGAGGAAAAACCTCTGGTTTCCATGGATTTCAACGGCTGTCCCCTTTCATCCGTGGTCGATGCACCCACAACGGAAACCATAGGCGAGGATATGGTCAAGGTACTTGCCTGGTACGATAACGAAACTGGCTATTCCCAACGTATGGTGGATCTGGCAGCCTTCATGGGTAAACATTCATAA
- the rapZ gene encoding RNase adapter RapZ, whose protein sequence is MDANGKIIVVTGLSGSGKSTAAAALEDAGFYCVDNLPVALLPKFLELRIHSDTADFNGLAFIMDIREKGFIENHSRIFEEVRQQGWSFQLIFLDAREDVLLDRFSQTRRQHPLSQTISLMDSIREEIRRMVPLKERADHVIDTSETTVHALKALIMGIAQHCISTDTLRVDLLSFGFKYGLPRNMDLLMDVRFLANPYFNPDLRDLTGEDPAIQHFIISQEETRIFLQKYLDLLDYLIPLYKREGKAYLTLGIGCTGGRHRSVAIARRIFEYLQGRVGQIGISHRDILRQSAPT, encoded by the coding sequence ATGGACGCCAACGGAAAAATCATTGTTGTAACGGGACTTTCCGGCTCTGGAAAAAGTACCGCTGCCGCAGCCCTTGAAGATGCAGGCTTTTACTGTGTGGACAATCTTCCCGTAGCCCTTCTTCCTAAGTTTCTGGAGCTCCGCATCCACAGTGATACGGCAGATTTCAACGGCCTTGCCTTTATCATGGATATCCGGGAAAAGGGTTTTATTGAAAACCATTCAAGAATTTTTGAAGAGGTCCGGCAACAGGGCTGGAGCTTTCAGCTTATTTTTCTCGATGCCAGGGAAGATGTTCTGCTCGATCGTTTCAGCCAGACCCGCCGTCAGCATCCCCTGTCCCAGACCATTTCCCTCATGGACAGCATACGGGAAGAAATCCGACGCATGGTCCCACTAAAGGAAAGGGCCGACCATGTCATCGACACATCGGAAACCACGGTCCATGCCCTTAAAGCCCTTATCATGGGCATTGCGCAACACTGCATTTCCACAGACACACTCAGGGTGGATCTCTTAAGTTTCGGATTCAAATACGGCCTCCCACGTAATATGGATCTTCTCATGGATGTCCGTTTCCTGGCAAACCCCTATTTCAATCCGGATTTACGGGATCTTACGGGAGAAGATCCTGCCATTCAGCACTTCATCATCTCACAGGAAGAAACCCGGATCTTTTTACAAAAGTACCTCGACCTCCTTGACTATTTGATCCCATTGTATAAAAGAGAAGGCAAAGCCTACCTCACCCTGGGGATTGGCTGCACAGGCGGCCGCCACAGATCCGTGGCCATTGCACGCCGAATCTTTGAGTACCTGCAGGGACGGGTCGGCCAGATTGGCATAAGCCACAGAGATATCCTCCGCCAGTCCGCCCCCACCTGA
- the rpoN gene encoding RNA polymerase factor sigma-54, with amino-acid sequence MAIELRQQLKLTQQLVMTPQLQQAIKLLQLSRLELVDAIQQELEQNPALEERMEAPDTETPEVNETPASEESLQEIEISEKVSAETDWDSYLDEYSSTGRVHFESEEREAPRYENFISGKETLHEHLFWQLSMTGADIRIQQLAGLIIGNINTDGYLDTGIEDIMKVSDCSEKKVTEALRLVQSFDPPGIAARNLQECLLLQIKRLGIASDVVEKIISQHLKHLENKNFKAIAKSLKLTIETVIAAVSVIRSLEPKPGREYHNEAPVYITPDIYVYKHGNDFLISLNDDGLPRLHINPYYKKAMRTGEKVTGETKEYLQEKMRSASWLIKSIQQRQKTIYNVMESIVRFQKDFFEKGIAHLKPMVLRDVAQDIQMHESTISRVTTNKYAYTPQGLFELKYFFNSSINRVEGEAMASASVLDKIKQLVESEDPQKPYSDLKLAEILEKEHNIDIARRTIAKYREILKILPSSKRRQY; translated from the coding sequence ATGGCCATAGAACTCCGACAACAACTCAAATTGACCCAGCAGCTTGTCATGACGCCCCAGCTACAACAGGCCATCAAGCTGCTTCAGCTCTCCCGCCTTGAGCTGGTGGATGCGATTCAGCAGGAACTGGAACAGAACCCTGCCCTGGAAGAACGCATGGAGGCTCCGGATACAGAGACACCGGAAGTCAACGAAACACCTGCCTCGGAAGAGTCACTCCAGGAAATTGAAATCAGCGAAAAGGTGAGTGCAGAAACTGACTGGGACAGCTACCTTGATGAATACAGCAGTACGGGCCGGGTGCATTTTGAATCCGAGGAGAGGGAGGCCCCCCGTTATGAAAACTTCATATCTGGAAAAGAAACCCTGCATGAGCATCTCTTCTGGCAGCTTTCCATGACAGGAGCAGACATCCGGATTCAGCAGCTTGCAGGTCTTATCATCGGCAATATCAATACCGATGGTTATCTGGACACGGGCATTGAAGATATCATGAAGGTCAGCGACTGTTCTGAAAAAAAAGTGACTGAGGCCCTCAGGCTTGTGCAGTCCTTTGACCCTCCGGGGATAGCTGCCAGAAACCTTCAGGAATGCCTGCTGCTGCAGATCAAACGTCTTGGCATTGCATCGGATGTGGTGGAAAAAATCATATCCCAGCATTTAAAACACCTTGAAAATAAAAATTTCAAGGCCATCGCCAAAAGCCTGAAGCTGACCATTGAAACCGTTATCGCTGCCGTTTCCGTTATCCGGTCCTTAGAACCCAAACCCGGCAGGGAATACCACAATGAGGCACCCGTTTATATCACGCCGGACATCTATGTTTACAAACATGGCAATGACTTTCTCATCAGCCTGAATGATGACGGCTTGCCAAGGCTGCACATTAACCCCTATTATAAAAAAGCCATGAGAACAGGGGAAAAGGTTACAGGAGAAACAAAAGAATATCTTCAGGAAAAAATGCGTTCCGCCTCCTGGCTGATCAAAAGCATACAGCAGAGACAAAAAACCATTTACAATGTGATGGAAAGTATTGTCCGCTTCCAGAAGGATTTTTTTGAAAAGGGTATAGCCCACCTCAAACCCATGGTTTTACGGGATGTGGCTCAGGACATACAGATGCATGAATCCACCATCAGCCGGGTCACCACCAATAAGTACGCCTATACACCCCAGGGACTTTTTGAACTCAAATATTTTTTCAACAGCTCCATCAACCGGGTGGAAGGCGAGGCCATGGCATCCGCCAGTGTCCTTGATAAAATCAAGCAGCTGGTGGAAAGCGAAGACCCGCAAAAACCTTACAGCGATCTTAAACTTGCAGAAATCCTGGAAAAAGAACATAACATAGACATAGCCAGAAGAACCATTGCCAAATACAGGGAAATATTAAAAATTCTTCCGTCCAGCAAACGCAGACAGTACTGA
- the hpf gene encoding ribosome hibernation-promoting factor, HPF/YfiA family: protein MKTSVTFKNIEPSEALKNYATSKLSKLDKHFDGPAEAQVVMSVEKIRHIVDVRITCDRLNLQATEETENMYAALDLVVDKLKTQIRRTKEKIREKRPVSKGGIKGAEAAMAVAETIREADEDALNPETAPKAGFIIESMPFKPMDAEEAAMQLEISEKNFIVYTDARTEKVNVVYRRKDGDLGLIQPTA, encoded by the coding sequence ATGAAGACATCCGTAACCTTCAAGAACATCGAACCCTCCGAAGCACTGAAAAATTACGCCACCAGTAAGCTTTCCAAACTGGACAAGCATTTTGACGGCCCAGCCGAAGCCCAGGTGGTTATGTCTGTGGAAAAAATCCGCCATATTGTGGATGTGCGCATCACCTGTGACCGCCTGAATCTTCAGGCCACGGAAGAAACAGAGAATATGTATGCAGCCCTGGATCTGGTGGTGGATAAACTCAAAACCCAGATCCGCAGAACCAAAGAAAAAATCCGTGAAAAGCGTCCTGTTTCCAAAGGCGGTATCAAAGGCGCCGAGGCAGCCATGGCTGTTGCTGAAACCATCCGGGAAGCAGATGAAGATGCTTTGAATCCGGAAACGGCTCCAAAGGCAGGCTTTATCATTGAATCCATGCCCTTCAAACCCATGGATGCCGAAGAAGCTGCCATGCAGCTTGAAATTTCTGAAAAGAATTTTATCGTTTATACCGATGCACGCACAGAGAAGGTCAATGTCGTTTACAGAAGAAAAGACGGAGATCTGGGACTGATTCAGCCCACGGCCTGA
- a CDS encoding PTS sugar transporter subunit IIA encodes MIGIIVVTHCQLGQALIEAAEFILGENTQNVTAVSVNIKEDADTIRKTIAETLKKMDQGEGLLILTDMFGGSPSNLSYSFLEEGRIEVISGVNLPLLIRAISLRKRVPIHEIGTQLEAHGKRSITLASGVLKGMPRSAQKG; translated from the coding sequence ATGATAGGAATCATCGTAGTCACCCACTGTCAGCTCGGCCAGGCCCTGATTGAAGCTGCCGAATTCATTCTCGGAGAAAATACCCAGAATGTCACTGCCGTATCTGTCAATATAAAGGAAGATGCTGATACCATAAGAAAAACAATTGCTGAAACCTTAAAAAAAATGGATCAGGGAGAAGGGCTTCTCATTCTCACGGACATGTTCGGTGGCAGCCCCTCCAACCTCAGCTACTCCTTTCTGGAAGAAGGAAGAATAGAGGTCATAAGCGGTGTCAACCTTCCCCTTCTCATCCGCGCCATCAGCCTGAGAAAACGTGTTCCCATCCATGAAATCGGAACCCAGCTGGAAGCCCACGGCAAACGCAGCATCACCCTTGCCAGTGGTGTACTTAAAGGAATGCCACGCAGTGCTCAAAAGGGATAA
- a CDS encoding uracil-DNA glycosylase, with product MKNKIRRINCHRCRHYYVTWEPRFPHGCRGLNFKSREIPSLVVFRNSGQPCHFYSPKKMNTEKKSKPGDIII from the coding sequence ATGAAAAACAAGATCAGAAGAATCAACTGTCACCGCTGCCGCCACTACTACGTCACATGGGAACCCCGTTTTCCCCATGGCTGCCGGGGCTTAAACTTTAAAAGCCGGGAGATTCCTTCCCTTGTGGTGTTCAGAAATTCCGGCCAGCCCTGTCATTTTTATTCACCTAAAAAAATGAACACAGAAAAAAAATCAAAACCCGGAGACATCATCATCTGA
- a CDS encoding GNAT family N-acetyltransferase encodes MLKRDKIHIRPMLSGDLAAVVDLERRIFPYPWNKQDFMSEISIPDGFSCIAENSRIIMGYLCARQMADGMEILKIASHPAYRKKGVATLLMGKTYQKAGESQWPVLFLEVACKNTEALSFYRSQGFIPSGIRKGYYPDGTDAMNMMKHL; translated from the coding sequence GTGCTCAAAAGGGATAAGATTCATATCCGGCCCATGCTTTCCGGGGATCTTGCCGCAGTTGTTGACCTTGAAAGACGCATTTTTCCATACCCATGGAATAAACAGGATTTCATGTCGGAAATCAGTATTCCCGACGGTTTTTCCTGCATTGCCGAAAACAGCAGAATAATAATGGGTTATCTCTGCGCAAGACAGATGGCTGACGGTATGGAAATACTTAAGATAGCAAGCCATCCTGCATACAGAAAAAAGGGAGTCGCCACCCTTCTCATGGGAAAAACATACCAAAAGGCTGGAGAATCCCAATGGCCTGTACTTTTCCTTGAAGTTGCCTGCAAAAATACAGAGGCTCTGAGCTTCTACCGGAGCCAGGGCTTTATTCCCAGCGGTATCCGCAAAGGATATTACCCCGATGGCACGGATGCCATGAATATGATGAAACATCTTTAA
- the tpiA gene encoding triose-phosphate isomerase — protein MDRKQLIVANWKMHKTPAKAAEDAEAIATALGRLPDHSCVALAPPFPALVPVRERLNHTQLLLAAQNVHSEAEGAFTGEVSAPMLKACGCSLVIVGHSERRALAKESDAMVQAKIKAAFSHEMGVILCIGESESQRNEGLTFKVLDKQVREAVKGLSVTGVNSLVLAYEPVWAIGTGKTASADQVQEVHAFLRKILAECLEKDLAKQTEILYGGSVKPSNIKDLMSMEDVDGALVGGASLDPKTFVSLIRNGFDL, from the coding sequence ATGGACCGGAAACAACTCATTGTAGCCAACTGGAAAATGCACAAGACACCAGCGAAAGCGGCTGAGGATGCGGAAGCCATCGCCACGGCACTGGGCAGACTCCCGGATCATTCCTGTGTGGCTCTGGCACCACCCTTTCCTGCCCTTGTTCCCGTAAGGGAAAGGCTGAACCATACCCAGCTGCTTCTGGCCGCCCAGAACGTCCACAGCGAAGCCGAAGGGGCCTTTACCGGAGAAGTCTCTGCTCCCATGCTCAAGGCCTGTGGCTGCTCCCTTGTCATCGTTGGCCATTCGGAAAGACGTGCCTTGGCTAAAGAAAGCGATGCCATGGTACAGGCTAAAATAAAAGCTGCATTCAGTCATGAAATGGGAGTAATACTCTGTATAGGAGAAAGCGAATCCCAGAGAAATGAAGGGCTGACATTCAAAGTGCTTGACAAACAGGTTCGGGAAGCGGTAAAAGGCCTCTCCGTAACGGGCGTTAATTCTCTTGTCCTTGCCTATGAGCCCGTATGGGCCATTGGAACCGGAAAAACGGCCAGTGCGGATCAGGTTCAGGAGGTCCATGCCTTCTTACGGAAAATCTTGGCAGAATGTCTTGAAAAAGACCTTGCCAAGCAGACGGAGATTCTGTATGGTGGCAGCGTTAAACCATCCAATATCAAGGACTTAATGTCCATGGAAGATGTTGATGGCGCCCTTGTGGGCGGTGCGAGCCTGGACCCTAAAACCTTCGTATCCCTGATCAGAAATGGATTTGATTTATGA
- the secG gene encoding preprotein translocase subunit SecG, with translation MTTLLVTLHIIICLSLIVVVLLQAGKGAEMGAAFGSGSSQALLGPSGGQSMMGKITTGIAVMFMLTSLSLAYISGNKQESSVMPATVVSQPAAQETPAE, from the coding sequence ATGACCACACTGCTTGTTACGCTTCATATTATTATCTGCCTCAGCCTGATTGTCGTAGTTCTGCTCCAGGCCGGTAAAGGTGCAGAAATGGGCGCAGCCTTCGGAAGCGGATCCAGCCAGGCACTTCTAGGCCCTTCCGGTGGTCAGAGCATGATGGGAAAAATCACAACAGGTATTGCAGTCATGTTCATGCTGACCTCTTTAAGTCTGGCTTACATATCCGGCAACAAACAGGAAAGTTCAGTGATGCCGGCAACAGTTGTCAGTCAGCCTGCAGCACAGGAAACACCTGCTGAATAA
- a CDS encoding PTS sugar transporter subunit IIA produces MKLLDIMTRDTILTDLQAKDKPAVLEELLASLSQTSAPPKEVLMQVLLEREMLGSTGIGDGIAIPHGKLDSLEDILLIFGKSRRGVSFDAMDNRPVHLFFVILTPGAATGLHLKILARISRLLREPSVKNRLRQASSPEMVLEAIAPMDEDF; encoded by the coding sequence ATGAAACTTCTGGATATTATGACAAGAGACACCATCCTCACCGACCTGCAGGCAAAGGATAAGCCTGCTGTTTTAGAGGAACTGCTTGCTTCCCTCAGCCAGACTTCCGCACCCCCAAAGGAAGTTCTCATGCAGGTACTTCTGGAAAGGGAAATGCTGGGGAGTACGGGCATCGGTGATGGTATTGCCATTCCCCACGGGAAGCTGGACAGCCTTGAAGATATCCTTCTTATCTTTGGTAAAAGCCGCAGGGGCGTTTCCTTTGACGCCATGGACAACCGGCCGGTGCACCTTTTTTTTGTCATCCTGACACCCGGTGCAGCAACGGGTCTGCATCTGAAAATTCTGGCAAGAATTTCCAGACTCCTGCGGGAACCATCCGTAAAAAACAGACTCCGTCAGGCTTCAAGTCCAGAAATGGTTTTAGAAGCCATTGCCCCCATGGATGAAGATTTTTAG